A portion of the Pseudomonas synxantha BG33R genome contains these proteins:
- a CDS encoding acetyl-CoA carboxylase carboxyltransferase subunit alpha has product MNPNFLDFEQPIADLQAKIEELRLVGNDNSLNIGDEIARLQDKSSTLTEDIFGKLTSWQIARLARHPRRPYTLDYIEHIFTEFDELHGDRHFSDDAAIVGGIARLDDQPVMVIGHQKGREVREKVRRNFGMPRPEGYRKACRLMEMAERFKMPILTFIDTPGAYPGIDAEERNQSEAIAWNLRVMARLKTPIIATVIGEGGSGGALAIGVCDQLNMLQYSTYAVISPEGCASILWKTAEKAPDAAEAMGITADRLKGLGIVDKVIAEPLGGAHRDPAAAAATIRAELGSQLAMLKKLDNEALLARRYERLMSYGL; this is encoded by the coding sequence ATGAACCCGAATTTTCTTGATTTCGAACAGCCGATCGCTGACCTGCAAGCCAAGATCGAAGAGCTGCGCCTGGTCGGCAATGACAATTCGCTGAATATCGGCGACGAAATCGCTCGCCTGCAAGACAAAAGCAGCACGCTCACCGAAGACATCTTCGGCAAGCTGACCAGTTGGCAGATCGCGCGCCTGGCTCGCCACCCGCGCCGTCCGTACACCCTGGACTACATCGAACACATCTTCACCGAGTTCGATGAGCTGCACGGCGACCGCCACTTCTCCGACGACGCGGCCATTGTGGGCGGTATCGCTCGCCTGGACGACCAGCCGGTGATGGTGATCGGCCATCAGAAAGGCCGTGAAGTGCGCGAGAAAGTCCGTCGCAACTTCGGTATGCCGCGTCCGGAAGGCTACCGCAAGGCTTGCCGCCTGATGGAAATGGCCGAGCGCTTCAAGATGCCGATCCTGACCTTCATCGACACTCCGGGCGCATACCCGGGTATTGACGCCGAAGAGCGCAACCAGAGTGAAGCGATTGCCTGGAACCTGCGCGTCATGGCTCGCCTGAAAACCCCGATCATCGCCACTGTGATCGGTGAAGGTGGTTCCGGCGGTGCGCTGGCCATTGGCGTGTGCGATCAGTTGAACATGCTGCAATATTCGACCTACGCGGTGATTTCGCCGGAAGGGTGTGCCTCGATCCTGTGGAAAACCGCAGAGAAGGCGCCGGATGCGGCTGAAGCCATGGGCATCACCGCCGATCGCCTCAAAGGCCTGGGTATCGTCGACAAAGTGATCGCCGAACCACTGGGCGGCGCCCACCGTGACCCGGCCGCGGCTGCCGCGACCATCCGTGCTGAACTGGGCTCGCAACTGGCGATGCTCAAGAAGCTGGATAACGAAGCGCTGCTGGCCCGTCGTTACGAGCGTCTGATGAGCTACGGTCTCTAA
- the tilS gene encoding tRNA lysidine(34) synthetase TilS, giving the protein MKPTLPATLLRTLAPWRNAPAWHIAFSGGLDSTVLLHLLVSLAKLENLPALSAVHIHHGLQAAADAWPAHCQSVCDSLGVPLRVMRVQVSPGASLERAARDARYQAFMQVMGAGEVLLTAQHRDDQAETLLFRLLRGAGVRGLAAMPERRPLATGHLVRPLLAVSRGALEAYAHEHQLKWIEDPSNADPRFSRNYLRRQVFPALTQRWPQAILSLARTAEHLSEAQGLLDELAHMDLTAADQPSAFRWLPLPSLVLAPLRDLSDARQRNALRHWLNPLTRMPDSDHWASWYALRDAKGDAQPLWRLADGQLHRCGERIWWLPSTWSEFSDESVSWPDPRNPLELPGNGQLMFAGKAPEGPLSIRYRQGGEIVEVPGRGRRDLKRLLNESGMPGFVRGRLPLVYRGEQLLAVPTLAGLSASPLDDWQLHWLPQTCDQGLS; this is encoded by the coding sequence ATGAAACCAACCCTGCCGGCCACACTCCTGCGCACCCTGGCACCCTGGCGCAATGCGCCGGCCTGGCATATCGCATTCTCCGGCGGTCTCGACTCCACCGTCCTGTTGCACCTTCTGGTCTCGCTGGCCAAACTTGAAAATCTGCCTGCTCTCAGCGCCGTCCATATCCACCATGGCCTGCAAGCTGCTGCCGATGCGTGGCCCGCGCATTGCCAATCGGTCTGCGACAGCCTGGGCGTACCCTTGCGGGTCATGCGCGTGCAAGTCAGTCCTGGTGCGAGCCTTGAACGTGCGGCCCGCGATGCGCGTTACCAGGCGTTCATGCAGGTAATGGGGGCCGGGGAGGTGTTGCTCACCGCCCAGCATCGCGACGATCAAGCCGAGACCCTGCTGTTCCGCCTGTTACGCGGAGCCGGAGTGCGTGGGTTGGCGGCAATGCCCGAGCGTCGCCCGTTGGCGACGGGGCACTTGGTGCGGCCATTGCTGGCGGTTTCCCGGGGAGCATTGGAAGCCTACGCCCACGAACACCAATTGAAGTGGATTGAAGACCCTTCGAACGCCGATCCACGGTTCTCGCGCAATTACCTGCGCCGCCAAGTCTTTCCAGCGCTGACTCAACGCTGGCCCCAGGCAATCTTGAGCCTGGCCCGCACTGCCGAGCACCTGAGTGAAGCCCAGGGCCTGCTCGACGAACTGGCGCACATGGATCTGACCGCCGCCGATCAGCCTTCAGCGTTTCGCTGGTTGCCTTTGCCTTCCCTGGTCCTTGCTCCGTTGCGCGATCTTTCCGATGCGCGCCAGCGCAATGCCTTGCGTCATTGGCTGAATCCCCTGACTCGTATGCCCGACAGTGACCACTGGGCCAGTTGGTACGCCCTGCGCGATGCCAAGGGGGACGCACAGCCGTTATGGCGCCTGGCAGACGGTCAGCTTCATCGTTGCGGCGAACGCATTTGGTGGCTGCCTTCCACGTGGTCGGAATTTTCCGACGAGTCGGTGAGCTGGCCCGATCCGCGAAATCCACTAGAGTTGCCCGGGAACGGCCAACTGATGTTTGCCGGCAAGGCTCCCGAGGGACCCTTGTCGATTCGTTATCGCCAGGGTGGCGAAATCGTCGAAGTGCCAGGTCGAGGCCGGCGTGATCTCAAGCGCCTGTTGAATGAAAGTGGTATGCCGGGCTTCGTCCGTGGCAGATTGCCGCTGGTCTATCGGGGCGAGCAATTGCTGGCTGTACCAACGCTTGCGGGGCTGAGTGCCAGTCCGCTGGATGACTGGCAATTACATTGGTTGCCACAGACCTGCGATCAAGGTTTGAGCTGA
- a CDS encoding CTP synthase, with translation MTRYIFVTGGVVSSLGKGIASASLAAILEARGLKVTMLKLDPYINVDPGTMSPFQHGEVFVTHDGAETDLDLGHYERFIRTTMTQNNNFTTGRVYEHVLRKERRGDYLGATIQVIPHITDEIKRRIIKGAGDADVAMVEIGGTVGDIESQPFLEAIRQLRFEVGAKRAMLMHLTLVPYIATAGETKTKPTQHSVKELRSIGLQPDVLVCRSDHPIDISSRRKIAQFTNVEERAVIALEDADTIYKIPGILHSQGLDDFVVERFGLQCNGADLSEWEAVVDAKLNPEHEVTIAMVGKYMELLDAYKSLIEAMSHAGISNRTKVNLRYIDSEDIENQGTALLEGVDAILVPGGFGLRGVEGKITAVQYARENKVPYLGICLGMQVAVIEFARNVLGWKDANSTEFDHSSGHPVVGLITEWEDATGAVETRTETSDLGGTMRLGAQDCLLEAGSLVHDCYGKDVIVERHRHRYEVNNNLLPQIKEAGLKISGRSGDGKLVEVVEAPDHPWFVACQFHPEFTSTPRDGHPLFSGFVKAALTQHQKKA, from the coding sequence ATGACGCGCTACATATTCGTCACGGGCGGTGTTGTTTCTTCATTGGGGAAAGGCATTGCCTCCGCTTCATTGGCGGCCATCCTGGAGGCGCGGGGGCTTAAAGTCACCATGCTCAAGCTGGACCCGTACATCAACGTCGACCCGGGCACCATGAGCCCGTTCCAGCACGGTGAAGTGTTCGTCACTCACGACGGCGCCGAGACCGACCTGGACCTGGGCCACTACGAGCGGTTCATCCGCACGACCATGACCCAGAACAACAACTTCACCACTGGCCGTGTCTACGAGCACGTGCTGCGCAAAGAGCGCCGTGGTGACTACCTGGGTGCAACCATCCAGGTGATCCCGCACATTACCGACGAAATCAAGCGCCGCATCATCAAGGGTGCAGGCGATGCCGACGTGGCGATGGTCGAGATCGGTGGCACCGTGGGTGACATCGAATCCCAACCGTTCCTTGAAGCCATCCGCCAGCTGCGCTTCGAAGTCGGCGCCAAGCGCGCGATGCTGATGCACCTCACGTTGGTGCCGTACATCGCCACCGCCGGCGAAACCAAAACCAAGCCTACCCAGCACTCGGTCAAGGAGCTGCGTTCCATCGGCCTGCAGCCGGATGTACTGGTGTGCCGCTCCGATCATCCGATCGACATTTCCTCGCGCCGCAAGATCGCGCAATTCACCAACGTTGAAGAACGTGCGGTGATCGCGCTGGAAGACGCCGACACCATCTACAAGATCCCGGGCATCCTGCATTCGCAGGGGCTGGATGATTTTGTGGTCGAGCGTTTCGGCCTGCAGTGCAATGGCGCGGACCTGTCCGAGTGGGAAGCCGTGGTCGACGCCAAGCTCAACCCTGAGCATGAAGTCACCATCGCCATGGTCGGCAAGTACATGGAGCTGCTGGACGCGTACAAGTCGCTGATCGAAGCGATGAGCCACGCCGGCATCAGCAACCGTACCAAGGTCAACCTGCGCTACATCGATTCCGAAGACATCGAGAACCAGGGCACTGCGCTGCTCGAAGGCGTTGACGCCATCCTCGTGCCGGGCGGTTTCGGCCTGCGTGGCGTGGAAGGCAAGATCACCGCGGTGCAATACGCTCGCGAGAACAAGGTGCCCTACCTGGGTATCTGCCTGGGCATGCAAGTGGCCGTTATCGAGTTCGCCCGTAACGTGCTGGGCTGGAAAGACGCCAACTCCACCGAGTTCGATCACAGCAGCGGCCACCCGGTCGTCGGCCTGATCACCGAGTGGGAAGACGCCACCGGCGCCGTTGAAACCCGTACCGAAACGTCCGACCTGGGCGGCACCATGCGCCTTGGTGCGCAGGACTGCCTGCTGGAAGCCGGCTCGCTGGTACACGACTGCTACGGCAAGGACGTAATCGTCGAGCGTCACCGTCACCGCTATGAAGTGAACAACAATCTGCTGCCGCAGATCAAAGAGGCTGGCCTGAAGATTTCCGGTCGCTCCGGTGACGGCAAGCTGGTTGAAGTGGTCGAAGCGCCGGATCATCCGTGGTTCGTGGCCTGCCAGTTCCACCCGGAGTTCACCTCGACGCCGCGCGACGGTCACCCGTTGTTCAGCGGTTTCGTCAAAGCAGCACTGACGCAACATCAGAAGAAGGCGTAA
- the kdsA gene encoding 3-deoxy-8-phosphooctulonate synthase yields MAQKIIRVGDIEIANDKPMVLFGGMNVLESRDMAMQVCEEYVRVTQKLGIPYVFKASFDKANRSSVTSYRGPGLEEGMRIFQDIKQAFGVPIITDVHEPEQAAVVAEVCDIIQLPAFLSRQTDLVVAMAKTGAVINIKKAQFLAPQEMKHILSKCVEAGNDQLILCERGSSFGYNNLVVDMLGFGIMKQFEYPVFFDVTHALQMPGGRSDSAGGRRAQVTDLAKAGMSQSLAGLFLEAHPDPDNAKCDGPCALRLDKLEPFLAQLKQLDELVKSFPTVETA; encoded by the coding sequence ATGGCCCAGAAGATCATTCGCGTAGGCGATATCGAGATTGCCAACGACAAGCCCATGGTGCTGTTCGGCGGCATGAACGTGCTGGAAAGCCGCGACATGGCGATGCAGGTCTGTGAAGAATACGTGCGAGTTACCCAGAAGCTGGGTATTCCATACGTGTTCAAGGCCAGTTTCGACAAGGCCAACCGTTCGTCCGTGACCTCCTATCGCGGCCCGGGCCTTGAAGAGGGCATGCGGATCTTCCAGGACATCAAGCAAGCCTTCGGCGTGCCGATCATCACCGACGTCCACGAGCCTGAGCAGGCTGCCGTGGTCGCGGAGGTGTGCGACATCATCCAGTTGCCGGCCTTCCTGTCGCGCCAGACCGACCTCGTGGTCGCCATGGCCAAGACCGGCGCTGTGATCAACATCAAGAAAGCCCAGTTCCTCGCCCCTCAGGAGATGAAACACATCCTGAGCAAGTGCGTGGAAGCGGGTAACGACCAGTTGATCCTCTGCGAGCGTGGTTCGAGCTTCGGCTACAACAACCTCGTGGTGGACATGCTCGGTTTCGGCATCATGAAACAGTTCGAATACCCGGTGTTCTTCGACGTGACCCACGCGCTGCAAATGCCCGGTGGTCGCTCGGACTCCGCCGGCGGTCGCCGTGCCCAGGTCACCGACCTGGCCAAGGCGGGCATGAGCCAGTCGCTGGCGGGCCTGTTCCTTGAAGCCCACCCAGACCCGGACAACGCCAAATGTGATGGCCCATGCGCCCTGCGCCTGGACAAGCTGGAGCCATTCCTGGCCCAACTCAAGCAGTTGGACGAGCTGGTCAAGAGTTTTCCGACGGTAGAGACCGCGTAA
- the eno gene encoding phosphopyruvate hydratase translates to MAKIVDIKGREVLDSRGNPTVEADVLLDNGIIGSACAPSGASTGSREALELRDGDKSRYLGKGVLKAVANINGPIRDLLLGKDPLDQKALDHAMIKLDGTENKGSLGANAILAVSLAAAKAAAQDQDLPLYAHIANLNGTPGVYSMPVPMMNIINGGEHADNNVDIQEFMVQPVGAKSFSEGLRMGTEIFHHLKAVLKARGLSTAVGDEGGFAPNLASNEDALKVISEAVANAGYKLGTDVTLALDCAASEFYEDGKYNLSGEGQVFNSEGFAEYLKGLTQRYPIISIEDGLDESDWDGWKILTDKIGEKIQLVGDDLFVTNTKILKEGIDKKIANSILIKFNQIGTLTETLEAIQMAKAAGYTAVISHRSGETEDSTIADLAVGTSAGQIKTGSLCRSDRVSKYNQLLRIEEQLAGKAKYNGRGEFRG, encoded by the coding sequence ATGGCAAAAATCGTCGACATCAAAGGTCGTGAAGTTCTCGACTCCCGTGGCAACCCCACCGTCGAAGCCGACGTGCTTCTCGATAACGGCATCATCGGCAGCGCCTGCGCGCCGTCCGGTGCTTCCACCGGTTCGCGCGAAGCGCTGGAACTGCGTGATGGCGACAAGAGCCGTTACCTGGGCAAGGGTGTACTCAAGGCTGTAGCCAACATCAATGGTCCGATTCGTGACCTGTTGCTGGGCAAGGACCCGCTGGACCAGAAAGCCCTGGACCACGCGATGATCAAGCTCGACGGCACTGAAAACAAAGGCAGCCTCGGCGCCAACGCAATCCTCGCCGTGTCCCTGGCTGCCGCCAAGGCAGCAGCTCAGGACCAGGACCTGCCGTTGTACGCGCACATCGCCAACCTGAACGGCACCCCGGGCGTCTACTCGATGCCGGTACCGATGATGAACATCATCAACGGTGGCGAGCACGCGGATAACAACGTCGACATCCAGGAATTCATGGTGCAGCCGGTGGGCGCCAAGTCCTTCTCCGAAGGCCTGCGCATGGGCACCGAGATTTTCCATCACCTCAAGGCTGTACTGAAGGCCCGTGGCCTGAGCACCGCTGTGGGTGACGAAGGTGGTTTTGCACCGAACCTGGCCTCCAACGAAGATGCACTGAAAGTGATCTCCGAAGCCGTGGCCAACGCCGGCTACAAACTGGGCACCGACGTGACCCTGGCCCTGGACTGTGCGGCCAGCGAATTCTATGAAGATGGCAAGTACAACCTGTCCGGCGAAGGCCAGGTGTTCAACTCCGAAGGTTTCGCTGAATACCTCAAGGGCTTGACCCAGCGCTACCCGATCATCTCGATCGAAGACGGCCTGGACGAGTCCGATTGGGATGGCTGGAAAATCCTCACCGACAAGATCGGCGAGAAAATCCAGCTGGTGGGCGACGACTTGTTCGTGACCAACACCAAGATCCTGAAAGAAGGCATCGACAAGAAGATCGCCAACTCGATCCTGATCAAGTTCAACCAGATCGGCACGTTGACCGAAACCCTGGAAGCCATCCAGATGGCCAAGGCTGCGGGCTACACCGCCGTGATCTCCCACCGCTCCGGCGAAACCGAAGATTCCACCATTGCCGACCTGGCCGTGGGCACTTCGGCGGGCCAGATCAAGACCGGCTCCCTGTGCCGTTCCGATCGCGTTTCCAAGTACAACCAATTGCTGCGCATCGAAGAGCAATTGGCAGGTAAAGCCAAGTACAACGGTCGCGGCGAGTTTCGCGGCTAA
- the ftsB gene encoding cell division protein FtsB encodes MRSPNWLFLVLLLLLAGLQYRLWVGNGSFAQVEELTQQIADQRAENERLLERNRVLDAEVLELKKGTETVEERARHELGMVKEGETLYQLAQ; translated from the coding sequence ATGCGCAGTCCCAATTGGTTGTTCCTCGTCTTGCTCTTGTTGCTGGCTGGCCTGCAGTACCGCCTATGGGTCGGTAATGGCAGCTTTGCGCAGGTGGAAGAACTGACCCAGCAAATTGCCGACCAGCGTGCCGAAAACGAACGCCTGCTGGAGCGCAACCGTGTCCTGGACGCCGAAGTGCTTGAGCTGAAAAAAGGTACGGAGACCGTTGAAGAGCGGGCTCGCCATGAGTTGGGCATGGTCAAGGAGGGCGAGACCCTCTACCAGTTGGCCCAATGA
- the ispD gene encoding 2-C-methyl-D-erythritol 4-phosphate cytidylyltransferase, which translates to MNNDLPAFWAVIPAAGVGARMAADRPKQYLQLGGRTILEHSLGCFLDHPSLKGLVVSLAVDDPYWPTLACATDPRIQRADGGSERSGSVLNALLHLNALGASDDDWVLVHDAARPNLSRDDLDKLLAELADDPVGGLLAVPARDTLKRVDKHGRVVETVDRSLIWQAYTPQMFRLGALHRALADSLVADAVITDEASAMEWSGQAPRLVEGRADNIKVTRPEDLEWLRQRRAYQAS; encoded by the coding sequence ATGAACAACGATCTACCGGCCTTCTGGGCCGTGATTCCTGCCGCGGGCGTCGGTGCCCGTATGGCCGCGGACCGTCCCAAGCAATACCTGCAATTGGGCGGGCGCACTATTCTCGAACACAGCCTCGGCTGTTTTCTCGACCACCCCTCGCTCAAGGGGCTGGTGGTCAGTCTTGCTGTTGATGATCCTTATTGGCCCACCCTGGCGTGCGCCACAGACCCGCGCATCCAGCGTGCGGACGGTGGCTCGGAACGCTCGGGCTCGGTGCTTAATGCACTGCTGCACCTTAATGCCCTGGGTGCCAGCGATGATGACTGGGTGCTGGTGCATGACGCGGCGCGGCCTAACTTGAGCCGTGATGACCTCGATAAACTCCTGGCTGAACTGGCGGATGACCCGGTGGGCGGTCTGCTGGCGGTGCCGGCTCGCGACACGCTCAAGCGCGTCGACAAGCATGGCCGCGTGGTGGAAACCGTTGACCGCAGCCTGATCTGGCAGGCTTATACGCCGCAGATGTTCCGCCTGGGGGCCTTGCACCGCGCCTTGGCCGACAGCCTGGTGGCGGACGCCGTGATCACCGACGAAGCGTCGGCCATGGAATGGTCCGGCCAGGCGCCACGGCTGGTCGAAGGGCGTGCGGACAATATCAAGGTCACCCGCCCCGAAGACCTTGAATGGCTGCGTCAGCGCCGGGCTTATCAGGCGTCCTGA
- a CDS encoding membrane-targeted effector domain-containing toxin — protein sequence MTSNTRQLQHINHFVRKVLADFPVPSAIAAQLLCEHLQPFTQEQLDPDTTFLTTLEYNLDNPDAPYTAVIVQSMSLTEAMICNAPHAPGGMINNTGFSTIAPYFNIVDELPRLMDNRIPQMFNEEFITSGWIPPRRYEALYRQSEPQVYDPTTQLEIAPAVLRKVIDSSNFEQTYDKAITQFWEEHRDNYTTLMRIAFAKAYLNQYEEFTLTEAERQLAARAAGIGVDRDASNLTLEDFQAPYSPDKNLSVRVLRIHQFDATDILTITDTQSQITLLYVPGNSSPIHGFNSPTDMRNALVKVAKDPTQRKALTNHFEPDSIDSGLIYSGVEEALIGMAMYPESSSPPGFFNSLLRNGYWDPEQYINNPMYPALRSNPFAFIARQIRSRIAKLAAKTVVSPLDTFKADTLDALDKACLLAIPVALTMGTALLAEFCFITSGLTGMAIGADDVLKDKPHAVERMVFGALNALPVVIHGISKGASSLEALRPVLGPATRAEEGQISVKVITQASAQTETRPLVAATSPSGLQTVRIQGETFLTYKSPNDWGSFELFVNNPEAPEKIQSTGLYAIQSADLQWRRAGLTGGGAFRNAWQRVYKLFGSTQQLSFFSAYQMPAPVRETVVQMLTDTSSFSEDFEPFGMDAQSISNARRLFFEKRSQLNQDSAIFFHHLPYSPLQPVLPRLSLNESQRSIIEKLLRASDGLVIGESHSAESSKAFLIDNMQILASQGVKRIYFEHLLTDVHIPMLKAFYRSKNAPMAEALTNFLNGIYPLPRNHYYSFTNVVTKAREAGIKIQPIDCTVSYILRDMRDSAGTLRQRMMNYYATEVIQWIQTSKRQPGKWVALVGDTHTNTFKDIPGLAELTGSIGLRIEDRTGTHPLGIEVDPGRTASLGLNKGEGTVKANLVLRVDPAALQHSMESQPGPSHSRVVKSAQALLTRPGQFMLTEATHIDYRSRRGDLRSFRINSQEGRNSINVVGWPIDEKPFDSIEALVSELKTLPGLEQVYG from the coding sequence ATGACGTCCAACACTCGGCAACTCCAGCACATCAATCATTTTGTCCGAAAGGTTCTGGCCGACTTTCCGGTGCCCAGCGCTATCGCAGCCCAATTGCTTTGCGAGCATCTACAACCATTCACTCAGGAACAACTGGACCCGGATACTACGTTCCTGACCACTCTGGAATACAACCTCGACAACCCCGATGCCCCCTACACTGCAGTGATCGTCCAATCCATGAGCCTGACCGAGGCCATGATCTGCAATGCGCCCCATGCCCCTGGCGGCATGATCAACAACACGGGCTTTTCCACTATCGCGCCGTACTTCAATATCGTTGATGAACTGCCGCGCCTGATGGATAACCGCATACCGCAAATGTTCAACGAAGAGTTCATCACTTCCGGCTGGATTCCGCCCAGACGGTATGAGGCGCTTTACCGGCAAAGCGAACCTCAGGTCTACGACCCGACCACCCAACTGGAGATCGCGCCTGCTGTTCTCAGAAAGGTGATTGACTCAAGCAACTTTGAACAAACCTATGACAAGGCCATCACCCAATTCTGGGAGGAACATCGGGACAATTACACCACCCTGATGCGCATCGCCTTCGCCAAGGCTTACCTCAATCAGTACGAAGAATTCACGCTCACCGAAGCAGAACGGCAACTGGCTGCACGAGCGGCAGGTATCGGCGTCGACAGGGACGCCAGCAACCTGACTCTTGAGGATTTTCAGGCGCCCTACTCACCGGATAAAAACTTATCCGTGCGCGTGCTGCGCATTCATCAGTTCGACGCCACCGACATTCTTACGATTACCGACACCCAGAGCCAGATCACCCTGCTGTACGTCCCCGGCAACTCCTCCCCCATCCATGGTTTCAACAGCCCAACGGACATGCGCAATGCGCTGGTAAAAGTGGCCAAGGACCCGACCCAGCGCAAAGCGCTGACCAACCACTTTGAACCCGACTCGATTGACTCCGGCCTGATCTACAGTGGTGTCGAGGAAGCATTGATCGGTATGGCGATGTACCCGGAATCTTCCAGCCCCCCCGGTTTTTTCAATAGCTTGTTGCGCAACGGTTATTGGGACCCCGAGCAATACATTAATAACCCAATGTATCCGGCGCTCAGAAGCAACCCATTTGCGTTTATCGCACGACAGATCCGCAGTCGGATTGCAAAATTGGCAGCCAAAACCGTTGTCTCGCCCTTGGACACATTCAAGGCCGACACCCTCGACGCCTTGGATAAAGCCTGCCTGCTGGCGATCCCCGTGGCGCTGACCATGGGCACGGCGTTGCTGGCGGAGTTTTGTTTCATTACCTCAGGCTTGACTGGCATGGCGATCGGCGCCGATGACGTGCTCAAGGACAAACCCCACGCCGTTGAGCGCATGGTGTTCGGCGCCCTGAACGCGCTCCCGGTGGTTATCCACGGCATCAGCAAAGGCGCGAGCAGTCTTGAGGCGTTACGCCCCGTGCTTGGCCCGGCTACGCGGGCAGAGGAGGGCCAGATCAGCGTCAAGGTGATCACTCAGGCCTCCGCCCAAACCGAGACTCGCCCCCTGGTCGCTGCAACATCCCCCAGCGGCTTGCAGACCGTCAGGATTCAGGGCGAGACCTTCCTGACCTACAAAAGCCCGAATGACTGGGGTTCTTTTGAGCTGTTCGTGAATAATCCAGAAGCCCCCGAGAAGATTCAATCCACGGGTCTCTATGCTATTCAGAGCGCCGACCTGCAATGGCGACGTGCCGGATTGACCGGAGGGGGGGCATTTCGCAATGCCTGGCAACGGGTTTACAAACTGTTTGGTAGCACCCAGCAGTTGAGTTTCTTCAGCGCCTACCAGATGCCAGCGCCCGTGCGCGAGACCGTCGTGCAGATGCTCACCGACACCAGCTCATTTTCGGAAGACTTCGAACCCTTCGGAATGGATGCACAGTCGATCAGCAACGCCCGGAGACTGTTCTTTGAGAAAAGGAGCCAATTAAACCAGGATTCGGCGATCTTCTTTCACCACCTGCCCTACTCGCCCCTGCAGCCGGTCCTCCCCCGCTTGAGCTTGAACGAATCACAGCGAAGCATTATCGAGAAACTGCTACGTGCCAGTGACGGCCTCGTGATCGGCGAAAGCCACAGCGCCGAATCGAGCAAAGCCTTTCTGATCGACAACATGCAGATACTCGCCAGCCAAGGTGTCAAACGCATCTACTTCGAACATCTGCTGACGGATGTGCATATTCCGATGCTGAAGGCTTTTTACCGGTCGAAGAACGCCCCCATGGCCGAGGCGCTGACAAACTTCCTGAACGGGATCTACCCACTGCCTCGAAACCACTATTACTCATTCACAAACGTCGTGACCAAAGCCCGAGAGGCCGGAATCAAGATCCAGCCGATCGACTGCACCGTGAGCTACATACTTCGCGATATGCGCGACAGTGCAGGAACCCTGCGCCAGCGGATGATGAACTATTACGCCACCGAGGTGATTCAGTGGATCCAGACCTCCAAGCGCCAACCCGGTAAATGGGTCGCACTGGTGGGCGATACCCATACCAATACCTTCAAGGACATCCCTGGGCTGGCCGAACTCACCGGCAGCATCGGCCTGCGGATAGAAGATAGAACGGGCACCCACCCGTTGGGCATCGAAGTCGATCCGGGGCGCACCGCCAGCCTGGGCCTGAACAAAGGGGAAGGCACGGTCAAAGCCAACCTGGTCTTGCGCGTTGATCCTGCCGCGTTGCAGCACTCAATGGAATCACAACCCGGCCCTTCGCACAGTCGAGTGGTGAAGTCGGCCCAGGCACTGCTGACACGGCCAGGCCAATTCATGCTCACCGAGGCCACCCACATTGACTATCGATCCCGACGCGGGGACCTGCGCAGTTTCAGGATCAACAGCCAGGAAGGCCGGAACTCCATCAACGTGGTCGGCTGGCCTATTGATGAGAAGCCATTCGACAGCATTGAGGCATTGGTGAGCGAGCTGAAAACCCTGCCCGGGTTGGAGCAAGTCTACGGCTGA